One region of Xylanimonas ulmi genomic DNA includes:
- a CDS encoding DNA repair helicase XPB, with amino-acid sequence MANGPLIVQSDKSLLLEVEHPLADECRRAIAPFAELERAPEHVHTYRLTNLGLWNARAAGHDAEQVVDTLMTYSRYPVPHALLVDVAETMSRYGRLTLHAHPTHGLVLQASDRAVLAEVLKSKRTAGLLGERVDDETVVVHPSERGHLKQVLVKLGWPAEDLAGYVDGEKHPIDLSTQATPIGEAGAAKHWEMRPYQAHAVDAFWFGGSGVVVLPCGAGKTIVGAGAMAKSGTTTLILVTNTVSARQWKDELIRRTTLTEEEIGEYSGTRKEIKPVTIATYQVLTTKRKGVYAHLELLDARDWGLIVYDEVHLLPAPIFRMTADLQARRRLGLTATLVREDGREDEVFSLIGPKRYDAPWKDIEAQGYIAPADCVEVRLTLPESDRMTYAVAEPEDKYRLAATASGKNLVVERIVERHPDDQVLVIGQYLDQLEELSQHLNAPLITGATTVRERQRLFDAFRSGEVSRLVVSKVANFSIDLPEASVAIQVSGSFGSRQEEAQRLGRVMRPKHDGRTAHFYAVVARDTVDQDFAAHRQRFLAEQGYAYRIVDAEDLEAV; translated from the coding sequence ATGGCCAACGGGCCACTGATCGTCCAGTCGGACAAGTCGCTGCTGCTGGAGGTCGAGCATCCGCTCGCCGACGAGTGCCGCAGGGCCATCGCGCCGTTCGCGGAGTTGGAGCGCGCTCCCGAGCACGTGCACACCTACCGGCTGACCAACCTGGGGCTGTGGAACGCGCGCGCCGCGGGGCACGACGCCGAGCAGGTCGTCGACACCCTCATGACGTACTCGCGCTACCCGGTGCCGCACGCGCTGCTGGTCGACGTCGCCGAGACCATGTCGCGCTACGGGCGCCTGACCCTGCACGCCCACCCCACGCACGGGCTGGTGCTGCAGGCCTCCGACCGCGCGGTGCTCGCCGAGGTGCTCAAGTCCAAGCGCACCGCAGGCCTGCTGGGCGAGCGCGTCGACGACGAGACGGTCGTCGTCCACCCCTCCGAGCGCGGCCACCTCAAGCAGGTGCTGGTCAAGCTCGGCTGGCCGGCCGAGGACCTCGCCGGGTACGTCGACGGCGAGAAGCACCCCATCGACCTGTCGACGCAGGCCACCCCGATCGGAGAGGCCGGGGCGGCGAAGCACTGGGAGATGCGGCCCTACCAGGCGCACGCGGTCGACGCGTTCTGGTTCGGCGGCTCAGGCGTCGTCGTGCTGCCGTGCGGGGCGGGCAAGACCATCGTGGGCGCCGGCGCCATGGCCAAGTCGGGCACGACGACGCTCATCCTCGTGACCAACACCGTCAGCGCGCGGCAGTGGAAGGACGAGCTCATCCGCCGCACCACGCTGACCGAGGAGGAGATCGGCGAGTACTCGGGCACGCGCAAGGAGATCAAGCCGGTCACCATCGCGACCTACCAGGTGCTGACCACCAAGCGCAAAGGGGTCTACGCGCACCTGGAGCTGCTCGACGCGCGCGACTGGGGCCTGATCGTCTACGACGAGGTACACCTGCTGCCCGCCCCGATCTTCCGCATGACGGCGGACCTGCAGGCCCGGAGGCGCCTGGGCCTGACCGCGACCCTGGTGCGCGAGGACGGGCGCGAGGACGAGGTGTTCTCGCTCATCGGCCCCAAGCGCTACGACGCGCCGTGGAAGGACATCGAGGCGCAGGGCTACATCGCCCCGGCCGACTGCGTCGAGGTGCGCCTGACCCTGCCCGAGTCCGACCGCATGACCTACGCCGTGGCCGAGCCCGAGGACAAGTACCGGCTCGCGGCGACGGCGTCGGGCAAGAACCTGGTCGTCGAGCGCATCGTCGAGCGGCACCCCGACGACCAGGTGCTTGTCATCGGGCAGTACCTGGACCAGTTGGAGGAGCTCTCGCAGCACCTGAACGCGCCGCTCATCACGGGCGCCACGACGGTGCGCGAGCGGCAGCGGCTGTTCGACGCGTTCCGCTCGGGTGAGGTGTCACGGCTCGTGGTCAGCAAGGTCGCCAACTTCTCGATCGACCTGCCCGAGGCGTCGGTGGCGATCCAGGTCTCGGGGTCGTTCGGCTCGCGGCAGGAGGAGGCCCAGCGCCTGGGCCGCGTCATGCGCCCCAAGCACGACGGGCGCACCGCCCACTTCTACGCCGTCGTCGCGCGCGACACCGTCGACCAGGACTTCGCCGCCCACCGCCAGCGCTTCCTGGCCGAACAGGGCTACGCCTACCGCATTGTGGACGCGGAGGACTTGGAGGCCGTGTAG
- a CDS encoding TPM domain-containing protein yields the protein MSPAVTSTPRRAPAPLAALAVVLLGGALALAPALAPDAVAPAVLSAAHADQPLSTLDGEITDRVDALGERTSDVQAALDRVADATTYRLFVVYVDSFDGQDGRGWANQTANAAHLGLNDVLLAVATEERSFGLSVDNNTSLTTQDQEAIENAAVDKLRAAANAPDGEGDWAAAAIAAADALVDVAGGGSGGGSGAAALAVGGVAVVGGVGGWLWWRRRRKAAGQQAATSQDELARLSTEELDKRAASALVEIDDALKTSEQELGFAQAEFGVEATREFEGVLAQAKSDVSEAFVLRQHLDDETPDPEAQRREWLAQIIRLVDGAGDALDAQTSSFDDLRKLAERAPQVLDETAQRADEITARIAVSHQALATLAATYPASALVSVMSNPEQASALVEGARAAVGQGREALERKDRNTAVAQARGAQNALGQAVRLLDAVDNAGQDLAEAGPKLDKGILSITQDIADAARLAPIIAAAGDATVDPATAEARAAVTQAQTARHGGDPLAALARLTAAEAALDKALEPARAKAEADARAAALLRDTLGRVESQVRATDDFISTRRQAVGPDARTRLAEAIRLIGEAHALQQSDPSRALARAQEAEAHARAAAQLAQNDVSGWGQQQGGGPNIGGMVLGGILIDSILRGSGGGIAGGRPRSGGGFGGGFGGGGFGGGRSGGGGGSFGGGRSGGRGGRF from the coding sequence GTGAGCCCTGCCGTCACGAGCACGCCGCGCCGCGCGCCCGCACCCCTCGCCGCCCTCGCCGTCGTCCTGCTGGGGGGCGCGCTCGCGCTCGCCCCGGCGCTCGCGCCCGACGCCGTCGCCCCCGCCGTGCTGAGCGCCGCGCACGCCGACCAGCCGCTGTCGACGCTCGACGGTGAGATCACCGACCGGGTGGACGCGCTCGGCGAGCGCACGTCCGACGTGCAGGCGGCGCTCGACCGCGTCGCGGACGCCACGACGTACCGCCTGTTCGTGGTCTACGTCGACTCCTTCGACGGGCAGGACGGGCGCGGCTGGGCGAACCAGACGGCGAACGCGGCGCACCTGGGCCTCAACGACGTGCTGCTCGCGGTCGCGACCGAGGAGCGGTCGTTCGGCCTGTCGGTCGACAACAACACCTCGCTGACCACGCAGGACCAGGAGGCCATCGAGAACGCCGCCGTCGACAAGCTGCGGGCCGCCGCGAACGCCCCGGACGGCGAGGGCGACTGGGCCGCGGCGGCGATCGCGGCCGCGGACGCTCTGGTCGACGTCGCGGGCGGTGGCTCGGGCGGCGGTTCGGGCGCGGCGGCGCTCGCGGTGGGCGGCGTCGCCGTCGTCGGCGGTGTGGGCGGTTGGCTGTGGTGGCGCCGCCGGCGCAAGGCCGCGGGCCAGCAGGCGGCCACGAGCCAGGACGAGCTCGCGCGGCTGAGCACCGAGGAGCTCGACAAGCGCGCGGCGAGCGCGCTGGTCGAGATCGACGACGCGCTCAAGACGTCCGAGCAGGAGCTCGGGTTCGCCCAGGCCGAGTTCGGTGTCGAGGCGACACGCGAGTTCGAGGGCGTGCTCGCTCAGGCCAAGTCGGATGTGTCCGAGGCGTTCGTGCTGCGCCAGCACCTCGACGACGAGACTCCCGACCCCGAGGCGCAGCGCCGCGAGTGGCTCGCGCAGATCATCCGGTTGGTCGACGGGGCGGGCGACGCGCTCGACGCGCAGACGTCGTCGTTCGACGACCTGCGCAAGCTCGCCGAGCGCGCGCCGCAGGTGCTCGACGAGACCGCCCAGCGCGCCGACGAGATCACCGCGCGCATCGCGGTGTCGCACCAGGCCCTCGCCACCCTCGCGGCCACCTACCCGGCGTCCGCGCTCGTGTCGGTCATGTCCAACCCCGAGCAGGCCTCGGCGCTCGTCGAGGGCGCGCGCGCCGCCGTCGGGCAGGGGCGCGAGGCGCTGGAGCGCAAGGACCGCAACACCGCCGTCGCGCAGGCGCGCGGCGCGCAGAACGCGCTGGGGCAGGCGGTGCGCCTGCTCGACGCCGTCGACAACGCGGGCCAGGACCTCGCCGAGGCGGGGCCCAAGCTCGACAAGGGCATCTTGTCGATCACGCAGGACATCGCCGACGCCGCACGCCTGGCGCCGATCATCGCCGCGGCGGGTGACGCGACGGTCGACCCGGCGACGGCGGAGGCGCGCGCCGCGGTCACCCAGGCGCAGACGGCCCGGCACGGCGGCGACCCGCTCGCCGCGCTCGCGCGCCTGACCGCGGCCGAGGCGGCGCTCGACAAGGCCCTGGAGCCGGCGCGCGCCAAGGCCGAGGCCGACGCCCGCGCGGCCGCCCTGCTGCGCGACACGCTCGGTCGCGTCGAGTCGCAGGTGCGCGCGACCGACGACTTCATCTCGACGCGCCGCCAGGCGGTGGGGCCCGACGCGCGCACGCGGCTGGCCGAGGCGATCCGGCTCATCGGCGAGGCGCACGCACTGCAGCAGTCCGACCCCTCCCGCGCGCTGGCCCGCGCGCAGGAGGCCGAGGCGCACGCGCGCGCGGCCGCCCAGCTCGCGCAGAACGACGTCTCGGGCTGGGGGCAGCAGCAGGGCGGTGGGCCGAATATCGGCGGCATGGTGCTCGGCGGCATCCTGATCGACTCGATCCTGCGCGGGTCGGGCGGCGGCATCGCCGGTGGGCGCCCACGCTCCGGCGGGGGCTTCGGCGGCGGGTTCGGCGGCGGCGGATTCGGCGGCGGGCGCTCGGGAGGCGGCGGCGGGAGCTTCGGCGGCGGACGCTCCGGGGGGCGCGGCGGCCGATTCTGA
- a CDS encoding type 1 glutamine amidotransferase gives MTVESAELTRDASPQEGERARPPRLTVLQHSADVPLGLLGSVLGDGVRVVRLDRGEPVPAPDAVGSGLVVLGGQMSAYDDAAAPWLPATRALIADAVRADVPILGICLGAQLLAVACGGAVVVGAPPGREAGVIEVRWRDAAATDPVLGAVVATAADGVTRAVSMHADAVSDLPAGATWLGWSHQYPYQAFRVGSALGVQFHPEAGKSIALGWARAHDDVDAAQVDAQLNASAAELAGLVITLGRAFAAQVDAHASR, from the coding sequence ATGACCGTCGAATCCGCCGAGCTGACCCGCGACGCCTCGCCCCAGGAGGGCGAGCGCGCCCGTCCGCCGCGCCTGACCGTCCTGCAGCACTCGGCCGACGTCCCCCTCGGGCTCCTGGGCTCGGTGCTGGGCGACGGCGTGCGCGTGGTGCGCCTGGACCGGGGCGAGCCCGTGCCGGCGCCCGACGCCGTCGGCTCGGGCCTGGTGGTGCTCGGCGGGCAGATGTCGGCCTACGACGACGCCGCGGCCCCGTGGCTGCCCGCCACCCGCGCCCTGATCGCCGACGCCGTGCGCGCGGACGTCCCGATCCTCGGGATCTGCCTGGGCGCGCAACTGCTCGCGGTGGCCTGCGGCGGCGCCGTCGTCGTCGGCGCGCCTCCGGGGCGCGAGGCCGGCGTCATCGAGGTGCGCTGGCGCGACGCCGCGGCCACCGACCCGGTGCTCGGCGCCGTCGTCGCGACCGCCGCCGACGGCGTCACCCGCGCCGTGAGCATGCACGCCGACGCGGTCAGCGACCTGCCGGCGGGGGCGACCTGGCTGGGCTGGTCGCATCAGTACCCGTACCAGGCGTTCCGCGTCGGGTCGGCGCTGGGCGTCCAGTTCCACCCCGAGGCGGGCAAGTCGATCGCGCTCGGCTGGGCGCGCGCGCACGACGACGTCGACGCGGCGCAGGTCGACGCGCAGCTCAACGCGAGCGCGGCCGAGCTGGCGGGGCTCGTCATCACCTTGGGGCGGGCGTTCGCCGCGCAGGTGGACGCGCACGCCAGCCGCTGA
- a CDS encoding sensor histidine kinase, which produces MDAGVASLAPPAPPAAQPGLRPGDVAPGGGLLLRANAWLNRVPLRARLVAIIAVLLATGVVTASAATQAIVSRYLVHQIDEQLERIVGNQAALRNTLSSTGTGPTNYFVLVRTADGRSLPIAWAPTVALSGQPRIPSMSLDEVADQGDQPFTVSAKGGTNPTKWRVRAVVAPVRVDDAPPVLSAVFVAVPLSTVHEASAILARTLLGAGVSIVLLGAAAAWVLVHRSLRPLRQIETTAAAIAAGDLTQRVPAAPPTTEVGSLGASLNAMLTQIEHAFAVREESERRMHRFVSDASHELRTPLATIRGYGELYRMGALDSGDKVDDTMGRIEDAARRMGTLVNDLLELARMDEGRPLRAERVDLVAMAHDAAQDLRALDPSRTVGVVGLGAAAAPGTPAAPPPSLVVTGDADRLRQVLTNLVGNVARHTPSGTPAEVALGVVLDDAGPAHPSAVVEVRDHGPGVTPEQAERVFERFYRADSSRNRESGGSGLGLAIVAAIVGAHGGHVQTRTPPDGGLAVRVWLPLAPTTDGAGASA; this is translated from the coding sequence GTGGACGCGGGGGTCGCCTCCCTCGCTCCACCCGCTCCCCCCGCCGCCCAGCCGGGCCTGCGCCCCGGCGACGTCGCGCCCGGCGGCGGCCTGTTGCTGCGGGCCAACGCCTGGCTCAACCGCGTCCCGCTGCGCGCGCGCCTCGTCGCGATCATCGCGGTGCTCCTGGCCACCGGCGTGGTGACGGCGTCGGCGGCGACGCAGGCCATCGTCTCGCGCTACCTCGTCCACCAGATCGACGAGCAGCTGGAGCGCATCGTCGGCAACCAGGCCGCGCTGCGCAACACGCTGAGCTCGACGGGCACGGGCCCGACCAACTACTTCGTGCTCGTGCGCACCGCCGACGGGCGTTCGCTGCCCATCGCCTGGGCGCCGACCGTCGCGCTCTCGGGACAGCCGAGGATCCCGTCGATGTCGCTCGACGAGGTGGCCGACCAGGGGGACCAGCCGTTCACGGTGAGCGCGAAGGGCGGCACCAACCCGACCAAGTGGCGCGTGCGCGCGGTGGTCGCGCCCGTGCGCGTCGACGACGCGCCGCCCGTGCTGAGCGCGGTGTTCGTCGCTGTCCCGCTGTCGACCGTGCACGAGGCCTCGGCGATCCTGGCGCGCACGCTGCTCGGCGCCGGCGTCAGCATCGTCCTGCTCGGCGCCGCCGCGGCTTGGGTGCTGGTCCACCGTTCGCTGCGCCCGCTGCGCCAGATCGAGACGACGGCGGCCGCGATCGCCGCGGGCGACCTGACCCAGCGCGTCCCGGCCGCGCCGCCGACCACCGAGGTCGGCTCGCTGGGCGCCTCGCTCAACGCGATGCTCACCCAGATCGAGCACGCCTTCGCCGTGCGCGAGGAGTCCGAGCGGCGCATGCACCGGTTCGTCTCCGACGCGAGCCACGAACTGCGCACGCCGTTGGCCACCATCCGCGGTTACGGCGAGCTGTACCGCATGGGCGCGCTCGACTCGGGCGACAAGGTCGACGACACCATGGGCCGCATCGAGGACGCGGCGCGCCGCATGGGCACCCTGGTCAACGACCTGCTCGAGCTCGCGCGCATGGACGAGGGCCGCCCGCTGCGCGCCGAGCGCGTCGATCTCGTCGCCATGGCCCACGACGCCGCGCAGGACCTGCGCGCGCTCGACCCCTCACGCACGGTGGGCGTCGTCGGGCTGGGCGCCGCGGCTGCGCCCGGCACGCCCGCGGCGCCGCCGCCGTCGTTGGTCGTCACGGGCGACGCCGACCGGCTGCGACAGGTGCTCACCAACCTGGTCGGCAATGTCGCCCGGCACACGCCCTCCGGCACCCCCGCCGAGGTCGCGCTCGGCGTCGTGCTCGACGACGCCGGCCCCGCGCATCCGTCCGCGGTGGTCGAGGTGCGTGACCACGGGCCGGGCGTGACCCCTGAGCAGGCCGAGCGGGTGTTCGAGCGGTTCTATCGCGCGGACTCCTCGCGCAACCGCGAGTCGGGCGGCTCGGGGCTCGGGCTGGCGATCGTGGCCGCCATCGTCGGGGCGCACGGCGGGCACGTGCAGACGCGCACGCCGCCCGACGGCGGATTGGCGGTGCGCGTGTGGCTACCGCTGGCCCCGACGACCGACGGGGCGGGCGCCTCCGCCTGA
- a CDS encoding PspA/IM30 family protein yields MTAKQSILGRIAQLTKANVNALLDRAEDPQKMLDQLVRDYTNNIAEAEQAIAQTIGNLRLAEQDFNEDVAAAREWGGKALAASRRADEYRAAGDTANADKFDQLAKVALRKQLDAESEVKQAQPMIESQRQTAEKLKTGLAAMKDKLGELKSRRDSLVARQKSAQAQQTVQTAISSINVLDPTSELGRFEETVRREEAKAIGQAEIAASSLDAQFEELTKADDEIELEARLAALKSGSTPPAQISPTSVTPDAGAF; encoded by the coding sequence ATGACCGCGAAGCAGAGCATCCTGGGGCGCATCGCCCAGCTCACCAAGGCCAACGTCAACGCGCTGCTGGACCGCGCCGAGGACCCGCAGAAGATGCTGGACCAGCTCGTGCGCGACTACACCAACAACATCGCCGAGGCCGAGCAGGCGATCGCGCAGACCATCGGCAACCTGCGCCTGGCCGAGCAGGACTTCAACGAGGACGTCGCGGCCGCGCGCGAGTGGGGCGGCAAGGCCCTGGCCGCCTCGCGCCGCGCCGACGAGTACCGCGCCGCGGGAGACACCGCCAACGCCGACAAGTTCGACCAGCTCGCCAAGGTGGCGCTGCGCAAGCAGCTCGACGCCGAGTCCGAGGTCAAGCAGGCGCAGCCGATGATCGAGAGCCAGCGCCAGACGGCCGAGAAGCTCAAGACGGGCCTGGCCGCGATGAAGGACAAGCTGGGCGAGCTCAAGTCGCGGCGCGACTCGCTGGTCGCCCGCCAGAAGTCGGCCCAGGCGCAGCAGACCGTGCAGACCGCGATCAGCTCGATCAACGTGCTCGACCCGACGAGCGAGCTCGGCCGGTTCGAGGAGACGGTGCGCCGCGAGGAGGCCAAGGCGATCGGCCAGGCCGAGATCGCGGCGTCGTCGCTCGACGCGCAGTTCGAGGAGCTGACGAAGGCCGACGACGAGATCGAGCTGGAGGCCCGCCTGGCCGCGCTCAAGTCCGGCAGCACCCCGCCGGCGCAGATCTCGCCGACGTCGGTGACGCCGGACGCCGGGGCCTTCTGA
- a CDS encoding WXG100 family type VII secretion target, producing the protein MRYDVDSERVAQAGAAVSGSVGAIRAEVGAMVRHLQDLQASWHGGAASSFAGVMAEWQGAQSKLEHALDAIQQALSTAARTYADAEAHASRLFATR; encoded by the coding sequence ATGCGCTACGACGTCGACAGCGAGCGGGTGGCCCAGGCGGGCGCCGCGGTCAGCGGATCGGTGGGGGCGATCCGCGCTGAGGTGGGCGCGATGGTGCGCCACCTGCAGGACCTTCAGGCGAGCTGGCACGGCGGCGCGGCGTCGTCGTTCGCCGGCGTGATGGCCGAGTGGCAGGGCGCGCAGTCCAAGCTCGAGCACGCGCTCGACGCGATCCAGCAGGCGCTGTCGACGGCGGCGCGCACCTACGCGGACGCCGAGGCTCACGCGTCCCGCCTCTTCGCGACCCGCTGA
- the groL gene encoding chaperonin GroEL (60 kDa chaperone family; promotes refolding of misfolded polypeptides especially under stressful conditions; forms two stacked rings of heptamers to form a barrel-shaped 14mer; ends can be capped by GroES; misfolded proteins enter the barrel where they are refolded when GroES binds), giving the protein MAKIIAFDEEARRSMERGLNILADTVKVTLGPKGRNVVLDKKWGAPTITNDGVSIAKEIELEDPYEKIGAELVKEVAKKTDDVAGDGTTTATVLAQALVKEGLRVVAAGANPIAVKRGIEKAVEAVTEQLLIAAKEIETKEEIAATAAISAGDQAIGELIAEALDKVGKEGVITVEESNSFGLELELTEGMRFDKGFLARYFETDPERQEAVLEDAYVLLVESKISNVKDLLPVLDQVMKAGRSLLIIAEDVEGEALATLVLNKIRGTFKSVAVKAPGFGDRRKAMLQDIAILTGGQVITETVGLKLENATLDLLGQARKVVVTKDETTIVEGSGDADLIAGRVNQIRGEIEKSDSDYDREKLQERLAKLAGGVAVIKAGAATEVELKERKHRIEDAVRNAKAAVEEGIVAGGGVALIHAGAAAFAKLELEGDEATGAQIVAAAISAPLKQIAINAGLEGGVVAEKVKGLAVNEGLNAATGVYEDLLAAGVNDPVKVTRSALQNAASIAALFLTTEAVVADKPEKSGAAPAGGGDMGGMDF; this is encoded by the coding sequence ATGGCCAAGATCATTGCTTTCGACGAGGAGGCTCGTCGCAGCATGGAGCGAGGGCTCAACATCCTCGCCGACACCGTCAAGGTGACCCTCGGCCCCAAGGGCCGCAACGTCGTGCTCGACAAGAAGTGGGGCGCCCCCACGATCACCAACGATGGTGTCTCCATCGCCAAGGAGATCGAGCTCGAGGACCCGTACGAGAAGATCGGCGCCGAGCTCGTCAAGGAGGTCGCCAAGAAGACCGACGACGTCGCGGGTGACGGCACCACCACCGCGACCGTGCTCGCCCAGGCCCTGGTCAAGGAGGGCCTGCGCGTCGTCGCCGCCGGCGCCAACCCGATCGCCGTCAAGCGCGGCATCGAGAAGGCCGTCGAAGCTGTGACCGAGCAGCTGCTCATCGCCGCCAAGGAGATCGAGACCAAGGAGGAGATCGCCGCCACGGCCGCGATCTCGGCCGGCGACCAGGCGATCGGCGAGCTCATCGCCGAGGCGCTCGACAAGGTCGGCAAGGAGGGCGTCATCACGGTCGAGGAGTCCAACTCCTTCGGCCTGGAGCTCGAGCTCACCGAGGGCATGCGTTTCGACAAGGGCTTCCTCGCCCGCTACTTCGAGACGGACCCGGAGCGCCAGGAGGCCGTGCTTGAGGACGCGTACGTCCTGCTCGTCGAGTCGAAGATCTCGAACGTCAAGGACCTGCTCCCCGTCCTCGACCAGGTCATGAAGGCCGGCCGCTCGCTGCTGATCATCGCTGAGGACGTCGAGGGCGAGGCCCTGGCCACCCTGGTGCTCAACAAGATCCGCGGCACCTTCAAGTCCGTCGCCGTCAAGGCCCCGGGCTTCGGCGACCGCCGCAAGGCCATGCTGCAGGACATCGCGATCCTCACCGGCGGCCAGGTCATCACCGAGACGGTGGGCCTCAAGCTCGAGAACGCCACGCTCGACCTGCTGGGCCAGGCGCGCAAGGTCGTCGTCACCAAGGACGAGACCACGATCGTCGAGGGCTCGGGCGACGCCGACCTGATCGCCGGTCGCGTCAACCAGATCCGTGGCGAGATCGAGAAGTCGGACTCCGACTACGACCGCGAGAAGCTCCAGGAGCGCCTCGCCAAGCTGGCCGGCGGCGTGGCCGTCATCAAGGCCGGCGCGGCGACCGAGGTTGAGCTCAAGGAGCGCAAGCACCGCATCGAGGACGCCGTGCGCAACGCCAAGGCCGCGGTCGAGGAGGGCATCGTCGCCGGTGGTGGCGTCGCGCTGATCCACGCCGGCGCCGCCGCGTTCGCGAAGCTCGAGCTCGAGGGTGACGAGGCGACCGGCGCGCAGATCGTTGCCGCCGCCATCTCGGCCCCGCTCAAGCAGATCGCCATCAACGCCGGCCTTGAGGGCGGCGTCGTGGCGGAGAAGGTCAAGGGCCTCGCCGTCAACGAGGGCCTCAACGCCGCGACCGGCGTCTACGAGGACCTGCTCGCCGCGGGCGTCAACGACCCGGTCAAGGTGACCCGCTCGGCGCTGCAGAACGCCGCGTCGATCGCCGCGCTGTTCCTCACCACCGAGGCCGTCGTGGCCGACAAGCCGGAGAAGTCCGGCGCGGCTCCCGCCGGCGGCGGCGACATGGGCGGCATGGACTTCTGA
- a CDS encoding cold-shock protein has product MAQGTVKWFNAEKGYGFITPTSGGQDLFVHYTAIQSDGYRSLDEGQQVEFEVGQGSKGPQAEQVRPL; this is encoded by the coding sequence ATGGCGCAGGGCACCGTCAAGTGGTTCAACGCGGAGAAGGGCTACGGGTTCATCACCCCGACCTCCGGCGGCCAGGACCTGTTCGTCCACTACACCGCGATCCAGTCGGACGGCTATCGCTCGCTCGACGAGGGCCAGCAGGTTGAGTTCGAGGTCGGCCAGGGGTCCAAGGGCCCCCAGGCGGAGCAGGTCCGCCCGCTGTGA
- a CDS encoding response regulator transcription factor gives MSTTSTPEARLVVVDDEPNIRELLSTSLRFAGFEVHAAADGQGALQLVRDLEPDLVVLDVMLPDMDGFTVTRRMRETGRHTPVLFLTAKDDTQDKVQGLTVGGDDYVTKPFSLEEVVARIRAVLRRTNAALPEEDAVLRVGDLELDEDSHEVRRAGVEVELSPTEFKLLRYLMLNAGRVLSKAQILDHVWQYDWGGDANIVESYISYLRRKIDALKVPGADGDESLPPLIHTKRGIGYLLRAPQAARV, from the coding sequence ATGAGCACCACTTCCACGCCGGAGGCGCGGCTCGTCGTCGTCGACGACGAGCCGAACATCCGTGAGCTCTTGTCCACCTCTCTGCGGTTCGCCGGCTTCGAGGTCCACGCCGCCGCAGACGGCCAGGGCGCCCTCCAGCTCGTCCGCGACCTGGAGCCCGACCTGGTCGTCCTCGACGTCATGCTGCCCGATATGGACGGCTTCACCGTCACCCGCCGCATGCGCGAGACCGGCCGCCACACCCCCGTGCTGTTCCTCACCGCCAAGGACGACACGCAGGACAAGGTCCAGGGTCTGACCGTCGGCGGCGACGACTACGTCACCAAGCCGTTCTCGCTCGAAGAGGTCGTGGCCCGCATCCGCGCGGTGCTGCGCCGCACCAACGCCGCGCTGCCCGAGGAGGACGCCGTGCTGCGCGTCGGCGACCTCGAGCTCGACGAGGACTCGCACGAGGTGCGCCGCGCCGGCGTCGAGGTCGAGCTGTCCCCCACCGAGTTCAAGCTGCTGCGCTACCTCATGCTGAACGCGGGCCGCGTGCTGTCGAAGGCGCAGATCCTCGACCACGTGTGGCAGTACGACTGGGGCGGAGACGCCAACATCGTCGAGTCCTACATCTCCTACCTGCGCCGCAAGATCGACGCCCTCAAGGTCCCCGGCGCCGACGGCGACGAGTCCCTGCCGCCGCTCATCCACACCAAACGCGGCATCGGCTACCTGCTGCGGGCCCCCCAGGCGGCGCGCGTCTGA
- a CDS encoding NYN domain-containing protein, translated as MSQPHVAAPAPTPAPAPGAGEPGRKTYLLVDGENIDATLGMNVLGRRPNPDERPRWDRITAFAHKVWGQDVVPLFFLNATSGQMPMPFVQALLAMGYRPIPLAGTGSEKVVDVGIQRTLDALADREGDVLLASHDGDFLPQMEALLGAGRRVGLLAFREFVNARFADLGARGLETFDLEGDADAFTTLLPRVRIIPLAEFDPLRYL; from the coding sequence ATGTCCCAGCCGCACGTCGCCGCACCCGCACCCACCCCTGCCCCGGCGCCGGGCGCCGGGGAGCCCGGCCGCAAGACGTACCTGCTCGTCGACGGTGAGAACATCGACGCGACGCTCGGCATGAACGTGCTGGGCCGGCGCCCCAACCCCGACGAGCGCCCGCGCTGGGACCGCATCACCGCGTTCGCGCACAAGGTGTGGGGGCAGGACGTCGTCCCGCTGTTCTTCCTCAACGCGACCAGCGGGCAGATGCCCATGCCGTTCGTGCAGGCGCTGCTGGCGATGGGCTACCGGCCCATCCCCCTGGCCGGCACCGGCTCGGAGAAGGTCGTCGACGTCGGTATCCAGCGCACGCTCGACGCGCTCGCCGACCGTGAGGGCGACGTGCTGCTGGCGAGCCACGACGGCGACTTCCTGCCCCAGATGGAGGCGCTGCTGGGAGCCGGGCGCCGCGTGGGCCTGCTGGCGTTCCGCGAGTTCGTCAACGCGCGGTTCGCGGACCTCGGGGCGCGCGGCCTGGAGACGTTCGACCTGGAGGGCGACGCCGATGCCTTCACCACGCTGCTGCCGCGCGTGCGGATCATCCCGCTCGCCGAGTTCGACCCGTTGCGCTACCTCTGA